Proteins from a genomic interval of Flammeovirgaceae bacterium SG7u.111:
- a CDS encoding CvpA family protein, translating to MESYFSSYIRVVDLVLAFFIIWGAYKGYQKGFLVELISIVVFVAGVILIFFAIANVFMSADKALDMNSPRIAKFGFYVLFFVLGSLALNKMTRAIQNKIDYSIFDSFDNFAAMVLGGLKYAVFLSIFLGLLDAAGLRLPKDITDDTKIYPMLLDFQIWLVETGKILSPSIGELYDDIRAMLDPKGA from the coding sequence GTGGAGAGCTATTTTTCGTCTTACATAAGGGTTGTCGATTTAGTATTGGCATTTTTTATTATTTGGGGAGCCTATAAAGGCTATCAAAAAGGTTTTTTGGTAGAGCTTATTTCTATCGTTGTATTTGTGGCAGGGGTCATTTTGATCTTTTTTGCCATAGCCAATGTTTTTATGAGTGCTGATAAAGCCTTGGATATGAATTCTCCTCGGATAGCTAAATTTGGGTTTTATGTTCTATTTTTTGTGTTGGGCTCTTTGGCCCTCAACAAAATGACGAGGGCAATTCAAAATAAAATAGATTATTCAATCTTCGACAGTTTCGACAATTTTGCCGCAATGGTACTTGGGGGACTTAAGTATGCCGTGTTCTTGAGCATATTCCTTGGGCTGTTGGATGCGGCAGGTTTACGACTTCCCAAGGATATCACCGACGATACTAAAATCTATCCCATGTTACTCGACTTTCAGATTTGGCTAGTGGAAACTGGCAAGATACTCTCGCCTTCTATAGGAGAGCTCTACGATGATATTAGGGCTATGCTCGACCCTAAAGGAGCTTAA
- the trpA gene encoding tryptophan synthase subunit alpha, protein MMELIQENRIDAAFKKGGKVLNIYFTAGFPSFEDTTRIIKALENAGADMVEIGMPYSDPVADGPTIQESNQKALDGGMTIAHLFEQLEDIRMEVNIPIILMGYLNPVMQYGVEKFLEKCAEIGIDGTILPDMPLPEYVKDYQKLYKHYGIHNIFLITPQTSEERIKQIDEMSGGFIYMVAANSITGAKAKVENTQLAYFQRIEKMELQNPKLIGFGISDNKTFEQACSHADGAIIGSAFINLLKNSDDLEEDITAFVKKVKGLS, encoded by the coding sequence ATGATGGAACTGATACAAGAAAATAGAATAGATGCTGCCTTCAAAAAGGGAGGAAAAGTTTTAAATATATATTTCACAGCTGGTTTCCCAAGCTTTGAAGATACAACTCGGATTATAAAAGCACTCGAAAATGCCGGTGCGGACATGGTGGAAATAGGTATGCCCTATTCCGATCCTGTGGCCGATGGTCCTACTATTCAGGAGAGCAACCAAAAAGCGCTAGATGGGGGAATGACCATCGCACACCTTTTTGAGCAGCTTGAAGACATCCGTATGGAAGTGAATATTCCTATTATTTTGATGGGCTACCTCAATCCAGTAATGCAATACGGTGTAGAAAAGTTTTTGGAAAAATGTGCCGAGATAGGAATTGATGGTACTATTTTACCTGACATGCCCCTGCCTGAGTATGTGAAAGACTACCAAAAGCTCTATAAGCATTACGGTATCCATAATATTTTCTTGATCACTCCCCAGACTTCAGAGGAAAGAATAAAGCAGATTGATGAGATGTCTGGAGGGTTTATCTACATGGTAGCTGCAAATAGCATTACGGGGGCAAAAGCGAAAGTAGAAAATACTCAGTTGGCGTATTTTCAGAGAATAGAGAAGATGGAATTGCAAAACCCGAAATTAATTGGTTTTGGGATCTCGGATAATAAAACATTTGAGCAGGCTTGCAGCCATGCCGACGGAGCTATTATAGGCAGTGCGTTTATCAACCTTCTAAAGAACAGTGATGATTTAGAAGAAGACATCACAGCTTTTGTAAAGAAGGTTAAGGGGCTTAGTTAA
- a CDS encoding aminodeoxychorismate/anthranilate synthase component II: MILLLDNFDSFTYNLVDYFGQLNIECDVLRNDFPLKKIKAGKYHGVVLSPGPEIPRKAGNLMSVLEHYEQKLPILGICLGHQAIGEYFGAELVKAEKPMHGKISEICCIDQDMFKGVPPKTEIVRYHSLILQNMPPSLVPTATTAKGEIMAMKHLTLPIWGLQFHPEAILTTFGLKMLENWAETFQIK, from the coding sequence TTGATCTTATTACTCGATAATTTCGATTCTTTCACTTATAATTTGGTTGATTATTTCGGGCAACTCAATATCGAATGCGATGTGCTTAGAAATGACTTTCCCTTAAAAAAAATAAAGGCTGGGAAGTATCACGGGGTGGTTTTGTCCCCTGGTCCAGAAATCCCTCGGAAAGCAGGTAATTTGATGTCGGTGTTGGAACATTACGAGCAAAAGTTGCCAATTCTAGGTATTTGCTTGGGGCATCAAGCTATAGGGGAATATTTCGGGGCGGAGTTGGTAAAGGCTGAAAAACCTATGCACGGGAAAATTTCTGAAATTTGTTGCATAGATCAAGATATGTTCAAGGGCGTTCCTCCAAAAACAGAAATTGTTCGCTACCACTCGCTCATTTTGCAAAATATGCCGCCTTCATTAGTGCCAACAGCGACTACTGCAAAAGGGGAAATAATGGCAATGAAGCATTTGACATTACCTATTTGGGGATTGCAGTTTCACCCAGAAGCAATCTTGACTACTTTTGGTCTGAAAATGCTGGAAAATTGGGCAGAGACCTTTCAAATAAAATAA